In Glycine max cultivar Williams 82 chromosome 15, Glycine_max_v4.0, whole genome shotgun sequence, the DNA window AATTTAAGGTCGTTGGATTTTCCACTGATTTTAGGAAGTTAGCAATTTGAGTGATtgtatttgtgtttttgtttgttatttgttttattccCATGCTTTAGAATTTAGATTGATGATTATGGTTTCTGTGTAGTGTCTCTCTGGTCATTGCTGAATGGACACTAGAAAACTACTACCCCTTTTGAGAGCTTGTATGAATTCCAAGTCACTGAAGCAAGGCAAGCTCATTCATCAGAAAGTTGTAACTTTGGGCTTGcaaaatgatattttcttgTGCAAGACCTTGATTAACCAGTATCTTTCTTGCCATTTGTATGATCATGCAAAGTGTGTTTTTGATAACATGGAAAACCCATGTGAGATATCCTTGTGGAATGGCTTGATGGCAGGTTACACTAAGAATTACATGTATGTGGAAGCCCTAGAGCTTTTTGAGAAGTTGTTACACTACCCTTACCTAAAACCTGATAGTTATACTTACCCTAGTGTTTTTAAGGCTTGTGGGGGGCTGCATAGATATGTTTTGGGAAAAATGATTCATACATGTTTGATAAAAACTGGTTTAATGATGGACATTGTTGTTGGAAGCTCTCTTGTCGGTATGTATGGAAAATGCAATGCATTTGAGAAAGCCATATGGCTGTTCAATGAAATGCCTGAGAAGGATGTGGCATGCTGGAATACAGTGATTTCTTGTTATTATCAAAGTGGAAACTTCAAAGATGCCCTAGAATATTTTGGCCTAATGAGAAGATTTGGATTTGAGCCTAATTCGGTTACAATCACAACTGCTATTTCATCTTGTGCTAGACTTTTGGATTTGAACAGGGGAATGGAAATCCATGAGGAATTGATCAATAGTGGTTTTCTGCTGGACAGTTTCATTAGCTCTGCTCTTGTTGACATGTATGGAAAATGTGGTCATCTAGAAATGGCCATAGAGATTTTTGAGCAGATGCCTAAAAAGACTGTTGTTGCTTGGAATTCCATGATTAGTGGATATGGTTTGAAAGGTGACATCATATCATGCATTCAACTTTTTAAGAGGATGTACAATGAAGGAGTCAAGCCAACATTGACTACCTTAAGTAGTTTAATAATGGTTTGTTCACGATCAGCCCGACTACTAGAGGGGAAGTTTGTGCATGGATATACAATACGAAACAGAATACAGCCTGATGTTTTCGTTAATAGTTCACTCATGGATCTATACTTTAAATGTGGAAAGGTAGAGTTAGCCGAAAAGATCTTTAAATTAATACCAAAGTCCAAGGTAGTTTCTTGGAATGTTATGATTTCTGGATATGTGGCTGAAGGGAAACTTTTTGAAGCCCTTGGCCTCTTTAGTGAAATGAGAAAATCGTATGTTGAATCTGATGCTATTACTTTTACCAGTGTTTTGACAGCTTGTTCTCAACTAGCAGCACTAGAAAAAGGTAAAGAGATTCACAATCTGATTATTGAGAAAAAATTGGACAACAATGAAGTGGTTATGGGAGCTCTACTTGATATGTATGCAAAGTGTGGTGCTGTAGATGAAGCATTCAGTGTTTTTAAATGTTTGCCCAAAAGGGATCTGGTGTCCTGGACTTCCATGATTACTGCTTATGGGTCTCATGGTCATGCCTATGGAGCTTTGGAGCTTTTTGCTGAAATGCTGCAGTCCAACGTGAAACCT includes these proteins:
- the LOC100819187 gene encoding pentatricopeptide repeat-containing protein At5g27110, whose product is MDTRKLLPLLRACMNSKSLKQGKLIHQKVVTLGLQNDIFLCKTLINQYLSCHLYDHAKCVFDNMENPCEISLWNGLMAGYTKNYMYVEALELFEKLLHYPYLKPDSYTYPSVFKACGGLHRYVLGKMIHTCLIKTGLMMDIVVGSSLVGMYGKCNAFEKAIWLFNEMPEKDVACWNTVISCYYQSGNFKDALEYFGLMRRFGFEPNSVTITTAISSCARLLDLNRGMEIHEELINSGFLLDSFISSALVDMYGKCGHLEMAIEIFEQMPKKTVVAWNSMISGYGLKGDIISCIQLFKRMYNEGVKPTLTTLSSLIMVCSRSARLLEGKFVHGYTIRNRIQPDVFVNSSLMDLYFKCGKVELAEKIFKLIPKSKVVSWNVMISGYVAEGKLFEALGLFSEMRKSYVESDAITFTSVLTACSQLAALEKGKEIHNLIIEKKLDNNEVVMGALLDMYAKCGAVDEAFSVFKCLPKRDLVSWTSMITAYGSHGHAYGALELFAEMLQSNVKPDRVAFLAILSACGHAGLVDEGCYYFNQMINVYGIIPRVEHYSCLIDLLGRAGRLHEAYEILQQNPEIRDDVELLSTLFSACRLHRNIDLGAEIARTLIDKDPDDSSTYILLSNMYASAHKWDEVRVVRSKMKELGLKKNPGCSWIEINQKILPFFVEDNSHLHLELVFKCLSYLSDHMEDESKSFTYHLDVETLRLY